In the genome of Deltaproteobacteria bacterium, one region contains:
- a CDS encoding ATP-binding cassette domain-containing protein: METVPPAITCTNLSYCYPNSASGLHDISLTVQRGATLALLGRSGSGKSTLLRMINGLLAPQHGHVRIDGTPIDYRDLSALRHRIGYVIQHVGLFPHLTIADNVTLPGRFMRPRNRAHDAARCATLLELVGLAPDHYGPRFPAALSGGEQQRVGIARALFLDPPLLLMDEPFGALDPITRRTMQHEFARWKERLQQTIVFVTHDVREATLLADRIALLDAGRIVQIGTPHELRTAPATPLVTEFVNEKAL, from the coding sequence ATGGAAACCGTCCCGCCCGCCATTACGTGTACGAATCTTTCGTATTGCTATCCGAACAGCGCATCGGGACTGCACGATATCTCGCTCACGGTGCAGCGCGGCGCCACACTGGCGTTGTTGGGACGCAGCGGGAGCGGCAAATCGACACTGCTCCGAATGATCAATGGACTGCTCGCTCCGCAACACGGGCACGTCCGCATCGACGGCACCCCGATCGACTATCGAGACTTGTCGGCACTCCGACACCGCATCGGTTATGTGATTCAACACGTCGGACTCTTCCCACACCTCACCATTGCCGACAACGTCACACTCCCGGGTCGATTCATGCGTCCACGGAATCGCGCGCACGACGCGGCGCGATGCGCCACCCTGTTGGAACTCGTCGGCCTCGCCCCCGACCACTATGGCCCGCGCTTTCCCGCAGCCCTCTCCGGCGGCGAACAACAGCGCGTCGGCATCGCCCGCGCGCTGTTTCTGGATCCGCCGCTCTTACTGATGGACGAACCGTTCGGCGCCCTCGACCCGATCACACGGCGCACGATGCAGCACGAATTTGCGCGCTGGAAGGAACGATTGCAGCAAACGATCGTCTTTGTAACGCATGACGTGCGCGAAGCCACACTGCTCGCTGACCGAATCGCGCTGCTCGACGCCGGACGCATCGTGCAAATCGGAACGCCCCACGAGCTCCGCACGGCTCCGGCCACTCCGTTGGTCACAGAATTTGTGAATGAGAAGGCGTTATGA
- a CDS encoding ABC transporter permease subunit, with translation MIRRSLLACCLFCLLPALASANGTIRVGAKRFTEGYILGELFAQLIETNTAYRVERRFNLGGTKICVEAITNGAIDLYPEYTGTIQEEILHSPTPLAPAAINAQLVAALQLTIGPSLGFNNTYTLAVRADTAAAGVTTISALGARPELRYGLSHEFLERRDGWQAVAAAYGLHPPAVRGLDHGLAYEALRNGDVDVIDAYSTDAKIARYQLAILDDDHHFFPEYLAVPLWRTATVSRYPELTPLFAQLRDRIDAPAMRALNAAAEIDQRPIPAIVREFLIAQHLVGAAAAPSSSARPLYRLFAEHLLITSIAVAASLLLGIPLGILLTRCPRAARPALALLGLLQTIPSIALLAFMIPLLGIGALPAITALLLYGLLPIVRNTYTGLQSVSPMLREVADAIGLTAWQRLRVVELPLATPMLLAGIKTAAVIAIGTATLAAFIGAGGLGEPIVTGLALNHTGMILRGAIPSALLAIATEYGFILIERCCIPRGLRH, from the coding sequence ATGATCCGCCGCAGCCTCTTGGCATGCTGTCTCTTCTGCTTACTCCCCGCACTCGCGTCGGCCAACGGCACGATTCGCGTCGGCGCGAAACGCTTCACGGAAGGCTACATCCTCGGCGAACTCTTCGCGCAGCTCATCGAAACAAACACGGCCTATCGAGTCGAACGCCGTTTCAATCTCGGTGGAACGAAAATTTGCGTCGAGGCGATCACGAACGGCGCGATCGATCTCTATCCCGAATATACAGGAACGATTCAGGAAGAGATCCTGCACAGTCCCACGCCGTTGGCCCCAGCCGCCATCAACGCCCAACTCGTAGCCGCGTTGCAACTGACGATCGGACCCTCGCTCGGGTTCAACAACACGTACACGTTGGCCGTCCGCGCGGACACGGCGGCGGCCGGCGTCACGACGATCAGCGCGCTCGGCGCCCGACCGGAGCTGCGCTACGGTCTGTCGCATGAATTCTTGGAACGGCGTGATGGATGGCAGGCCGTGGCCGCCGCGTACGGACTGCATCCACCAGCCGTGCGCGGCTTGGACCACGGCCTGGCCTACGAGGCGCTGCGCAACGGCGACGTCGACGTGATCGACGCCTATTCGACCGATGCCAAGATTGCCCGGTATCAACTGGCCATACTGGACGACGATCACCACTTTTTCCCGGAATATCTGGCCGTCCCGTTGTGGCGCACCGCAACGGTGTCACGCTATCCGGAACTCACTCCGCTGTTCGCGCAACTGCGCGACCGAATCGACGCGCCGGCGATGCGCGCACTGAATGCTGCCGCCGAAATCGATCAACGCCCGATCCCCGCCATCGTGCGGGAGTTTTTAATCGCGCAACATCTCGTGGGCGCCGCAGCCGCTCCATCCTCGTCGGCACGGCCGCTCTATCGCTTATTCGCAGAACATCTGCTGATCACGTCGATCGCCGTTGCGGCCTCGCTGCTGCTGGGGATCCCGCTTGGCATCCTGCTCACACGGTGCCCGCGCGCCGCACGTCCCGCGCTCGCTCTCCTCGGACTCTTGCAAACCATTCCCAGCATCGCGCTGTTGGCATTCATGATCCCGCTGCTAGGCATCGGCGCGCTGCCGGCGATCACCGCTCTGTTGCTCTACGGACTGCTCCCGATCGTGCGCAATACCTACACGGGGCTGCAGAGCGTCTCACCGATGTTGCGTGAAGTCGCGGACGCGATCGGACTCACGGCGTGGCAACGATTACGCGTGGTCGAACTCCCGCTCGCCACGCCGATGCTCCTTGCCGGCATCAAGACCGCTGCCGTGATCGCGATCGGCACCGCCACGCTCGCCGCGTTCATCGGCGCCGGAGGCCTCGGCGAACCGATCGTGACCGGCCTCGCATTGAATCACACCGGCATGATCCTGCGCGGCGCCATCCCGTCCGCGTTGCTCGCGATCGCCACTGAATATGGCTTTATCCTGATAGAGCGCTGCTGCATCCCACGCGGCCTCCGCCACTGA
- a CDS encoding L,D-transpeptidase family protein, translating to MRTLRSGFAAILFLGTLHIGFARPACGAEEAINPADDVPAPTAVMVSPLRISINIPARELTLFENDRVVAQYPVAIGAPAYKSIVMDDQITRIEWNPWWYPPPSPWAAGASVTPPGPGNPLGPVKLPLGQGIRIHGTNKESSVGTAASHGCFRMRNRDATALAWYLQTRLTMQSDPALLEKYRRNRGSTFIVNLDQSVPVNVIYATAVVQDGVLHLYRDVYRKVRDWFTPVTTALEQSGIRTDQLPPERLNELRQQLRKGDLHIPIHELLEAPMAAYAPVAETAAIPSR from the coding sequence ATGCGCACACTCCGCTCCGGATTCGCCGCGATCCTGTTCCTCGGCACCCTACACATCGGCTTCGCGCGCCCTGCCTGCGGCGCCGAGGAGGCGATCAATCCCGCCGATGACGTCCCAGCACCGACGGCCGTGATGGTGAGTCCGTTGCGGATTTCGATTAATATTCCGGCACGCGAATTGACGCTGTTCGAAAATGACCGTGTAGTGGCGCAATATCCCGTCGCGATCGGCGCTCCAGCCTATAAAAGTATCGTGATGGACGATCAGATTACGCGCATCGAATGGAATCCGTGGTGGTATCCGCCGCCCAGCCCGTGGGCCGCCGGCGCATCCGTCACCCCACCGGGCCCGGGGAATCCGCTCGGTCCGGTCAAGTTGCCGCTGGGACAAGGCATTCGCATTCACGGCACCAACAAAGAAAGCTCCGTCGGCACCGCGGCCTCGCATGGCTGCTTCCGGATGCGCAATCGCGACGCCACGGCGCTGGCGTGGTATCTGCAAACGCGACTGACGATGCAAAGCGACCCGGCATTGCTGGAAAAATATCGCCGCAACCGCGGCAGCACGTTTATTGTGAACCTCGACCAATCCGTCCCGGTGAATGTGATTTACGCCACGGCCGTCGTCCAAGACGGCGTGCTGCATCTCTACCGCGACGTCTATCGAAAAGTCCGCGATTGGTTTACGCCAGTCACGACCGCGTTGGAACAGTCGGGCATCCGCACCGACCAACTCCCGCCCGAGCGCCTCAATGAATTGCGTCAGCAGCTCCGGAAAGGTGATCTCCATATCCCGATCCACGAGCTGCTCGAGGCCCCGATGGCTGCCTATGCACCTGTCGCGGAGACTGCCGCCATTCCATCCCGCTAA
- a CDS encoding universal stress protein, translated as MYRRILVTLDHSAVDETILRHIEQLSVHIQSEIILLHVADGWAARYQDDLALKDSEEIREDRAYLVQMAARLQARGMHVQHFLAKGNPSDEIIKFAKEQQCDLIAMSTHGHRFLADLLYGTTATKVRHAVEIPVLLIKASAEAVA; from the coding sequence ATGTATCGTCGCATTCTTGTCACGCTGGATCATAGCGCCGTCGATGAAACGATTCTTCGGCACATCGAACAGCTGTCCGTGCATATTCAGAGCGAAATTATCTTGCTGCATGTCGCGGATGGATGGGCAGCGCGTTATCAAGACGATTTAGCGCTCAAGGATTCCGAAGAGATCCGCGAGGATCGTGCCTATCTGGTCCAGATGGCCGCGCGGCTACAAGCGCGCGGAATGCATGTGCAGCATTTTTTGGCGAAGGGGAACCCGTCCGATGAAATCATTAAGTTCGCCAAAGAGCAGCAATGCGATCTGATTGCGATGTCGACCCATGGGCATCGCTTCTTGGCCGATTTGCTTTATGGCACGACAGCGACCAAAGTCAGACACGCGGTAGAAATCCCCGTATTGCTGATTAAGGCCTCGGCAGAAGCCGTCGCTTAG
- a CDS encoding Nramp family divalent metal transporter, with protein MPPTPATEIADPSWRLPRASPSLPEVHRSVGVPSAASFWRKMLAFAGPGYLVAVGYMDPGNWATDLAGGAQFNFALLSVILLSNIMAMVLQALSAKLGIVTGRDLAQACRDHYTKPVGIALWILCEIAIAACDLAEVIGSAIALNLLFQLPLLWGVCLTAGDVLLILYLQNKGFRYVECLVIGLIAIIGGAFLTEIILSRPDLGGIARGFIPSVEILRNREMLYIAIGILGATVMPHNLYLHSSIVQTRNYPDTVAGKRMAIRYATLDSTIALFIALFINAAILIVAAGVFYRHGYHDVAGIEQAYELLSPLLGVSFASFLFALALLASGQNSTLTGTLAGQIVMEGFLRLRISPVLRRLITRLVAIVPAVIVTALYGAKGTGQLLILSQVILSLQLSFAVFPLVQFTSSRAKMGTFANGWCLKCISYTMACFIAALNAWLLYQTFRAWSA; from the coding sequence ATGCCACCGACGCCCGCGACCGAAATTGCCGACCCGTCCTGGCGCCTGCCGCGGGCGAGCCCCTCGTTGCCGGAAGTACATCGCTCCGTTGGGGTTCCTTCAGCCGCCTCCTTTTGGCGCAAGATGTTGGCCTTTGCGGGCCCCGGCTATTTGGTCGCTGTGGGCTATATGGATCCCGGCAATTGGGCGACCGATCTGGCGGGGGGGGCGCAATTCAATTTTGCGCTACTGTCGGTGATCCTCCTCTCCAACATCATGGCCATGGTGTTGCAGGCGCTGTCTGCGAAGTTAGGCATCGTGACCGGGCGAGACCTCGCGCAGGCCTGTCGCGACCACTACACCAAACCGGTCGGCATTGCGTTATGGATCTTGTGTGAAATTGCTATCGCCGCATGTGACTTGGCCGAAGTCATCGGGTCCGCCATTGCGCTGAACTTGCTGTTTCAACTGCCACTCCTGTGGGGCGTCTGCCTCACGGCCGGCGATGTCCTGTTGATCTTGTATCTGCAGAATAAAGGATTTCGGTATGTCGAGTGTCTGGTGATCGGTCTTATTGCGATCATCGGTGGCGCGTTTTTGACGGAGATTATTTTGTCGCGTCCCGATTTGGGCGGCATTGCGCGTGGTTTTATCCCCAGCGTGGAAATATTGCGCAATCGCGAAATGCTCTATATCGCGATCGGCATTCTCGGGGCGACGGTGATGCCGCACAATCTCTACTTACACTCCTCGATCGTCCAGACCCGCAACTATCCCGACACGGTGGCCGGGAAGCGGATGGCGATTCGCTATGCCACGCTCGATTCGACGATCGCGCTGTTCATTGCGCTCTTTATCAATGCGGCCATCCTTATCGTTGCCGCAGGGGTCTTTTACCGCCACGGTTATCATGACGTCGCGGGGATTGAACAAGCGTATGAACTCTTGAGTCCGCTCTTGGGCGTCTCCTTCGCGAGTTTTCTGTTTGCGTTGGCGCTGCTGGCCTCCGGTCAGAACTCGACGTTAACGGGAACGCTCGCGGGACAAATCGTGATGGAAGGGTTTCTCCGTCTCCGTATCTCTCCCGTGTTGCGCCGGTTGATTACGCGTCTGGTTGCAATCGTGCCCGCGGTGATCGTCACCGCGTTGTACGGCGCGAAGGGAACGGGCCAACTCCTGATCTTAAGTCAGGTGATCTTGAGTTTGCAGCTCTCGTTCGCCGTGTTTCCGCTGGTGCAGTTTACGAGTAGCCGCGCCAAAATGGGGACGTTTGCCAACGGATGGTGTTTGAAATGCATTAGCTATACGATGGCGTGTTTTATCGCTGCGCTGAATGCCTGGTTATTGTATCAAACGTTCCGTGCCTGGTCCGCGTAA
- a CDS encoding metal-dependent transcriptional regulator, whose translation MSTHPLPSAEISPAIQDYIKACYRLERDTNAPVPIGKLAQALNVAPPSVTNMVERLTSLRLVRRDNEGRIGLTPQGMSVALEVVRHHRLLETFLINELGMDWAEAHEEAEVLEHYISERLESLLDQRLARPTTDPHGEPIPRKDGTIPLQRGRSLLEFEPGSTVTIRQVTAHDPQLLHYLQEQGLIPGTRIRVQRLEPFNGPLVLDLRGDTRVVSREVAACITGAAYGK comes from the coding sequence ATGAGCACGCATCCGCTGCCGTCGGCCGAAATCAGTCCCGCGATTCAAGACTACATCAAGGCCTGTTACCGCTTGGAACGCGACACCAATGCCCCAGTCCCGATCGGCAAATTGGCCCAAGCGCTGAATGTCGCGCCACCGTCGGTCACCAACATGGTCGAACGCCTGACCAGTCTGCGCCTGGTGCGGCGGGACAACGAGGGCCGCATTGGGCTGACTCCGCAAGGGATGAGCGTCGCGTTGGAAGTGGTGCGTCATCATCGCCTGTTGGAAACGTTTCTGATCAACGAACTCGGGATGGATTGGGCCGAGGCCCACGAAGAAGCCGAAGTCCTCGAACATTACATTTCGGAGCGACTCGAATCACTGCTTGATCAACGATTGGCACGCCCCACCACGGACCCGCACGGCGAGCCGATCCCGCGCAAAGACGGGACCATTCCGCTACAGCGCGGCCGCTCGCTGTTGGAATTCGAACCCGGCAGCACGGTAACGATTCGCCAAGTCACCGCGCACGATCCACAGTTATTGCACTATCTCCAAGAACAAGGCCTGATTCCGGGCACGCGGATTCGCGTGCAACGGTTGGAACCCTTCAACGGCCCGCTCGTCCTCGATCTGCGCGGCGACACACGCGTCGTGAGTCGCGAAGTGGCGGCCTGCATCACCGGAGCCGCATATGGAAAATAG
- a CDS encoding transporter, with amino-acid sequence MENSNTGPGLFLATVLAITATLGAAPPAYSETFDNHPPRDDFAAALETDRPDISEASSTVGRHRFQLETSVAYSRDHDSGTTTHFYSAPTLLRFGISEPLEVRLESDMFAVQRESGMGTTHGLTDLAFGMKAHLTDGSGGIPSLGVLAHLGVPTGNDEFSANGVEPELKILADWDVVGDLALGMNVGADIPVRDAAGDKFARFLYSAAFSHPIPGLRDRWRVFVEAAGTVPAHADKPDTHIFNTGTALLITPNLQLDAFAAVGLTAAAEGIQTGLGISWRR; translated from the coding sequence ATGGAAAATAGTAACACCGGGCCAGGACTTTTTCTTGCTACAGTGCTCGCGATCACGGCGACGCTCGGCGCGGCGCCGCCGGCGTACAGCGAAACATTCGACAACCATCCACCGCGCGACGACTTCGCGGCCGCGCTAGAGACCGATCGGCCCGATATCAGCGAAGCCAGCTCCACTGTGGGACGGCACCGCTTTCAACTGGAAACCAGCGTGGCGTATAGTCGCGACCACGACAGCGGCACCACCACCCACTTCTACAGTGCACCGACGCTGCTGCGGTTCGGGATCAGCGAGCCGCTCGAAGTGCGATTGGAGAGCGATATGTTCGCCGTGCAACGCGAATCCGGCATGGGCACCACGCACGGTCTCACCGACTTGGCGTTCGGAATGAAAGCGCACTTAACCGACGGAAGCGGTGGTATTCCGTCGCTCGGCGTGTTGGCGCATCTCGGCGTTCCGACCGGCAACGACGAATTTTCGGCCAACGGCGTCGAGCCGGAGTTAAAAATATTAGCGGATTGGGACGTGGTCGGCGATCTGGCGCTCGGGATGAATGTCGGGGCCGACATCCCAGTCCGCGACGCCGCAGGCGATAAATTCGCCCGCTTCCTCTACTCCGCCGCGTTCAGCCACCCCATCCCCGGCCTGCGCGACCGCTGGCGGGTGTTTGTCGAGGCCGCCGGAACGGTCCCCGCGCATGCCGATAAACCAGACACCCACATATTCAATACCGGCACCGCGCTCCTCATCACTCCCAACCTGCAACTCGACGCCTTCGCCGCCGTCGGCCTGACCGCCGCCGCCGAAGGCATTCAAACCGGCTTAGGAATCAGTTGGCGGCGATGA
- a CDS encoding right-handed parallel beta-helix repeat-containing protein, whose translation MRLAVHPWSWFVRRLLRYALLCWLMPATTLAGGSTSQPPASLCPVPAPGECVYRYEYQAGTTGVATLDSKYLLPMVAILQSMSPTMVTKQVPVLMTDPNNAAAKGVADVIGKSCTLKAICFSMNYQGLNGITWQVDDPVTITVHAETAQAGIPIVLDFRGPKGEQTTLSAKGGTFKTDFAASKPPCGLTFAGSHITAAGFKVAQMPGDGICDVAGVVDLNFSDMTATQNGGDGMVVNSDGATVAESTFTGNAGDGLVVNGDAVQVEAVAANGNGGNGITVRGDNTQLIDVEASYNHQTGIDLLGSNTTIAGATVLNNEQFGIHNHDGTTGNTIDDAVVAGNLAGNIQDDAGSLVVGPNVTENCPAGFVEMNRACKRECPNGQFDFLGDCVAACPAGYAADTIGICRYTNNAALFAIVPSWQLVPANGGCSLTAAAAFESAPLSPRPARTLANLLAITGLVLLATALNRAKFLRDLR comes from the coding sequence ATGCGCCTTGCCGTTCATCCGTGGTCGTGGTTCGTGCGTCGGCTCCTCAGGTACGCGCTGCTCTGCTGGCTGATGCCGGCCACGACGCTGGCGGGCGGGTCAACGTCCCAGCCACCTGCCTCGCTCTGTCCCGTGCCGGCGCCGGGCGAATGCGTCTATCGGTACGAATATCAGGCCGGGACGACTGGGGTGGCCACGCTCGACAGTAAGTATCTGCTGCCGATGGTGGCGATTCTCCAATCGATGTCGCCGACCATGGTTACCAAGCAAGTCCCTGTGTTAATGACCGATCCGAACAACGCGGCTGCGAAAGGTGTGGCCGACGTGATCGGCAAGAGTTGCACGCTGAAGGCGATCTGCTTTTCGATGAACTATCAGGGACTGAATGGGATCACGTGGCAAGTGGATGATCCGGTGACGATCACGGTGCATGCGGAAACTGCGCAGGCCGGGATTCCGATCGTGCTCGATTTTCGCGGGCCCAAGGGCGAGCAGACGACGCTGAGCGCGAAGGGTGGGACGTTCAAGACGGACTTTGCTGCCAGCAAGCCGCCGTGTGGTCTGACGTTCGCCGGGAGTCACATCACGGCCGCGGGATTTAAGGTCGCACAAATGCCGGGCGATGGGATTTGTGACGTGGCCGGGGTTGTAGATTTGAATTTTTCCGACATGACGGCCACACAGAATGGCGGCGACGGGATGGTCGTGAATAGCGATGGCGCCACGGTGGCCGAATCCACGTTCACCGGCAATGCCGGGGATGGATTGGTCGTGAACGGCGATGCCGTTCAAGTCGAAGCAGTCGCGGCCAACGGGAACGGCGGCAACGGGATCACGGTGCGGGGCGATAACACCCAACTCATCGACGTGGAGGCCAGTTACAATCATCAGACCGGGATCGATTTGCTTGGTTCCAACACGACCATTGCCGGCGCGACGGTCCTGAACAACGAGCAGTTCGGGATTCATAATCACGATGGCACGACCGGCAACACAATCGACGATGCCGTGGTGGCGGGCAATTTGGCGGGGAATATTCAAGACGATGCCGGCTCGTTGGTCGTGGGTCCGAATGTGACCGAAAACTGTCCGGCGGGATTTGTGGAAATGAACCGTGCCTGTAAACGCGAGTGCCCGAACGGGCAGTTCGATTTCCTGGGCGACTGCGTGGCCGCGTGTCCAGCCGGTTACGCAGCCGATACAATTGGAATTTGTCGCTACACCAATAACGCCGCGCTCTTTGCGATCGTGCCGTCGTGGCAACTCGTGCCCGCGAATGGCGGGTGTAGTTTGACGGCCGCGGCCGCGTTTGAATCGGCACCGCTTTCGCCGCGTCCTGCTCGGACGTTGGCGAATCTACTGGCGATCACAGGGCTCGTCTTACTTGCGACCGCTCTGAATCGCGCCAAATTTCTTCGCGATCTCCGCTAA
- a CDS encoding transporter produces the protein MPKHYTKIIAVAVLTGTLAATHVVHAKGVTAGSQFEERNIDDTATSPQSVSTKTTATRAAASTKAPKAIATPKFQTTQPNPPTAAPTPRWYGDDTVITAERPRATLDLDTVGKRRFQVETSFDYQVESDTPGSVSTIAFPTQVRFGVIDPLELRVRGNLFTFQSVSGGGTTRGFGDLAFGTKWAIVQGGGFLPAVGLVADLAVPTGSDNVSNNTLVPQGRAIAAWELPAEFRLDTNAGFDYPRRDAAGDRFARFLYGAAVRRALPFWEHRINTFVELAGAEPLHDRKAGPHIFGTGAGVRITEAMQLDTFLRVGLNKTAANLQTGVGFSWKL, from the coding sequence ATGCCGAAACATTATACGAAGATCATCGCCGTGGCCGTCCTGACCGGGACGTTGGCTGCGACTCATGTCGTGCACGCGAAGGGGGTCACCGCCGGTTCACAGTTCGAAGAGCGGAACATCGACGATACTGCGACATCGCCCCAGTCTGTTTCCACGAAGACCACGGCCACGCGCGCAGCAGCGTCGACCAAAGCACCGAAAGCCATAGCGACTCCGAAATTCCAGACGACGCAACCGAATCCACCGACCGCAGCACCAACGCCGCGATGGTACGGAGACGATACGGTCATCACGGCGGAACGGCCGCGTGCGACGCTCGATCTGGACACCGTCGGCAAACGACGTTTCCAAGTCGAGACCAGTTTCGATTACCAAGTGGAAAGCGACACGCCCGGCTCGGTGTCCACGATTGCGTTCCCGACTCAAGTCCGCTTCGGCGTGATCGATCCATTGGAACTGCGCGTGCGCGGCAATTTGTTCACGTTTCAAAGCGTGAGTGGCGGCGGCACGACGCGTGGCTTCGGCGACTTGGCGTTCGGCACCAAGTGGGCAATCGTGCAAGGGGGCGGATTCCTCCCCGCCGTCGGGCTGGTGGCCGATCTCGCCGTGCCGACCGGCTCGGACAACGTTTCGAATAATACGTTGGTCCCACAAGGACGCGCCATCGCGGCGTGGGAACTCCCGGCAGAATTTCGACTCGATACCAACGCCGGATTCGATTACCCGCGACGCGACGCAGCCGGTGATCGCTTCGCCCGCTTTCTGTACGGCGCAGCGGTGCGGCGCGCGCTGCCGTTTTGGGAGCACCGCATCAACACGTTCGTCGAGTTGGCGGGCGCAGAGCCGCTGCATGATCGCAAAGCAGGCCCGCATATCTTCGGTACCGGCGCCGGCGTGCGGATCACCGAGGCGATGCAGCTCGACACCTTCTTGCGCGTCGGACTGAACAAGACCGCCGCGAATCTGCAAACTGGTGTTGGCTTCAGTTGGAAGCTGTAG
- the hemL gene encoding glutamate-1-semialdehyde 2,1-aminomutase, with protein sequence MKTNSADCFAAAQRVLVGGVNSPVRAYKAVGGTPPFIQRGAGAYLWDVEGKRYTDYVCSWGAMILGHAAPSIVTAVQQAATEGLSFGAPTERETMLAQLIQHAMPTLERIRFVCSGTEATMSAIRLARAATGRDTILKFAGCYHGHADYLLVKAGSGALTGGEPDSAGVPADFARHTLVAEYNDAAGVRALFQQHPREIAAVIVEPVVGNMGCVPPTAEFLPALRALCDTYGALLICDEVMTGFRVALGGAQQHYGVRPDLTCLGKVIGGGLPVGAYGGRVDLMERVAPLGPVYQAGTLAGNPLAMAAGIAALQGLQVPGAFEILQQRAQQLAEGLADVCRSVNVPCQTVQVGGMWGFFFTDQPVRSLADTARCDAARFRRFFHAMLQAGVNLAPSPFEASFVSLAHSTEDIDQTLTAAREALAGC encoded by the coding sequence ATGAAGACTAATTCCGCAGACTGTTTTGCCGCCGCACAACGCGTTTTGGTCGGCGGCGTGAATTCCCCAGTGCGTGCTTACAAGGCCGTGGGCGGGACGCCACCGTTCATCCAGCGCGGCGCGGGCGCGTATTTGTGGGACGTCGAGGGGAAACGGTACACCGATTACGTCTGCAGTTGGGGCGCGATGATCTTGGGCCACGCGGCGCCGAGTATCGTCACGGCAGTCCAACAGGCGGCAACGGAGGGTCTCAGTTTTGGCGCGCCGACGGAGCGCGAGACGATGCTCGCGCAACTCATTCAACATGCGATGCCGACGTTGGAGCGAATCCGTTTCGTCTGTTCCGGGACCGAAGCGACGATGAGCGCGATTCGATTGGCGCGTGCCGCAACCGGGCGCGACACGATTCTAAAGTTCGCCGGCTGCTATCACGGACACGCCGATTACTTGCTCGTCAAAGCAGGGTCCGGCGCCCTGACCGGTGGCGAACCCGATTCGGCCGGAGTCCCCGCCGATTTCGCGCGGCATACCCTGGTGGCGGAATACAACGACGCGGCCGGGGTGCGTGCGCTGTTTCAACAACACCCACGCGAGATTGCGGCCGTCATCGTGGAGCCGGTCGTCGGCAATATGGGCTGCGTGCCGCCGACCGCTGAGTTCCTGCCGGCGCTGCGGGCACTCTGCGATACATACGGCGCGTTGCTGATTTGCGATGAAGTCATGACCGGATTCCGTGTGGCGCTCGGCGGGGCGCAACAACACTACGGCGTGCGGCCGGACTTGACGTGCTTAGGCAAAGTGATCGGCGGCGGACTGCCGGTCGGTGCTTACGGCGGCCGCGTCGATTTAATGGAACGCGTCGCCCCGTTGGGACCGGTCTATCAAGCGGGGACGTTGGCCGGGAATCCGTTGGCGATGGCCGCGGGGATCGCCGCGTTGCAAGGACTCCAAGTGCCGGGGGCGTTCGAAATCTTACAGCAACGGGCGCAACAACTGGCCGAAGGATTGGCGGACGTGTGTCGCAGTGTGAATGTTCCTTGTCAAACGGTGCAAGTCGGGGGGATGTGGGGATTCTTCTTCACCGATCAGCCGGTCCGCTCACTCGCCGACACCGCGCGCTGCGATGCCGCGCGCTTTCGCCGTTTCTTTCACGCGATGTTGCAAGCTGGCGTTAATTTGGCGCCGTCGCCGTTCGAAGCGAGTTTTGTTTCGCTGGCACATTCGACAGAGGATATCGACCAAACGCTCACTGCCGCGCGCGAGGCGCTTGCAGGCTGTTGA